Proteins encoded within one genomic window of Enterococcus haemoperoxidus ATCC BAA-382:
- the dat gene encoding D-amino-acid transaminase: MHILWNDQIVEREEVKIDIEDRGYQYGDGLYEVVRVYNGHLYMVEEHLNRLWSGAEKIRMHLPFTKEALTDNLKKLVEIEGIKEGKLYFQVTRGIDSPRNHALPDPEKVKGVLTANIRSYERPVKKMEEGITVAVVPDTRWLHCDIKSLSLMGNVLSLDEARRQGFDDAVLVRDDKVTEASAANFWLVKDGTVYTHPDGNLILPGITKMKIIELAKELGIPVKEEAAYEEELFTADECFVSGSLTEIVPVVKINDHIVGTGKPGKITKQLLNAYIARVDAACKVSEN, translated from the coding sequence ATGCATATTTTATGGAATGATCAAATTGTTGAACGCGAAGAAGTAAAAATCGATATCGAAGATCGCGGCTATCAGTATGGCGATGGTCTGTATGAAGTGGTTCGAGTGTACAATGGTCACTTGTATATGGTGGAAGAACATTTAAATCGTTTATGGAGCGGTGCTGAGAAAATCAGAATGCACTTACCGTTTACAAAAGAAGCATTGACAGACAATTTAAAAAAATTAGTTGAAATCGAAGGAATCAAAGAAGGAAAACTTTATTTTCAAGTAACCCGTGGCATTGATTCACCAAGAAATCATGCATTGCCAGATCCAGAAAAAGTCAAAGGGGTCTTAACAGCTAATATTAGATCGTATGAGCGTCCTGTGAAAAAAATGGAAGAAGGGATTACAGTGGCTGTAGTTCCTGATACACGCTGGTTACATTGCGATATCAAGTCATTGAGTTTAATGGGTAATGTATTATCATTAGATGAAGCACGTCGTCAAGGGTTTGATGATGCAGTACTTGTCCGTGATGACAAAGTAACAGAGGCCTCAGCGGCTAACTTTTGGCTAGTCAAAGACGGCACTGTTTATACTCATCCAGATGGCAACTTGATTTTACCAGGCATTACTAAAATGAAAATTATAGAATTGGCAAAAGAATTGGGAATTCCAGTTAAAGAAGAAGCGGCTTATGAAGAAGAATTATTTACGGCAGACGAGTGTTTTGTCTCAGGTTCGTTAACGGAGATTGTCCCAGTTGTAAAAATAAATGATCATATCGTAGGAACTGGAAAACCAGGGAAAATTACTAAACAGTTACTGAATGCTTATATTGCCAGGGTCGATGCAGCGTGTAAAGTGTCAGAAAATTAG
- a CDS encoding phosphotransferase family protein, giving the protein MAFQLDKEWRLQPIKGATGQTFMGIRATERVFIKRNTSPLLAALSKEGIAPKLVWTKRTVTGDILTAQEWLDGQVLKAQEIGQRNDVVDVLYHLHHSHMLKSMLEKIGGQIQTPATMLQGYDEKLPKELQNNSYLARVYHYLQENIPNYSIHNYMVVHGDVNHRNWIVSNNYLYLVDWDSVMIADPALDLGMLLGHYVPRGSWNKWLLSYGMRPSEEALTRIKWYALFNFLQEILRHYQSGEKREMNAEILKLKQAFGY; this is encoded by the coding sequence ATGGCATTTCAGTTGGATAAAGAATGGCGCTTGCAGCCAATAAAAGGCGCAACTGGCCAAACTTTCATGGGTATACGTGCGACTGAAAGAGTATTTATTAAACGAAATACTTCTCCTCTTTTGGCTGCACTGTCTAAAGAAGGAATTGCCCCTAAGCTAGTTTGGACGAAACGAACAGTGACAGGCGATATTTTAACAGCACAAGAATGGCTTGATGGTCAAGTACTGAAAGCCCAAGAAATCGGGCAAAGAAATGACGTTGTGGATGTCCTTTATCATTTACACCATTCGCATATGCTGAAAAGCATGCTGGAAAAAATCGGCGGTCAGATTCAAACACCTGCGACGATGCTTCAAGGATATGATGAGAAATTGCCTAAAGAACTTCAAAATAATTCATATCTTGCTAGGGTGTATCACTACCTACAAGAAAATATACCAAATTATTCTATTCATAATTATATGGTCGTTCATGGCGATGTAAATCATCGCAATTGGATCGTATCGAATAATTATCTGTATTTAGTTGACTGGGATTCTGTAATGATTGCCGACCCGGCCTTAGACCTTGGGATGTTGCTGGGCCATTATGTTCCACGAGGAAGTTGGAATAAGTGGTTATTATCATACGGTATGCGTCCTAGTGAAGAAGCCTTGACACGAATCAAGTGGTATGCTTTATTCAATTTCTTACAAGAGATTCTCCGGCACTATCAATCAGGAGAAAAGAGAGAAATGAATGCAGAAATTTTGAAGCTGAAACAAGCTTTTGGGTATTAA
- the trmB gene encoding tRNA (guanosine(46)-N7)-methyltransferase TrmB yields the protein MRMRKRPGAAELLASHPELVVDEPEKWQGRWAERFGNTHPIHIEIGSGKGQFVVGMAKANPKINYIGIDMQLSVLSIALEKALEEELPNLQLLHVNGEELTQYFAENEVDQIYLNFSDPWPKTRHEKRRLTFKTFLATDEKILKPNGEIHFKTDNRGLFEYSLSSFSKYGMILEQVWLDLHASDYEGNVMTEYEEKFSAKGQPIYRVEARFQAE from the coding sequence ATGCGAATGAGAAAAAGACCAGGAGCGGCTGAACTTTTAGCTAGTCATCCTGAATTAGTCGTTGACGAGCCAGAAAAGTGGCAAGGACGTTGGGCTGAACGTTTTGGGAATACTCACCCCATTCATATCGAAATCGGTTCTGGTAAGGGACAGTTTGTAGTAGGAATGGCGAAAGCTAATCCGAAAATCAATTATATTGGGATTGATATGCAATTAAGCGTTCTTTCGATCGCATTAGAAAAAGCGTTGGAAGAAGAATTACCTAACTTACAATTATTACATGTCAACGGAGAAGAATTGACACAATATTTTGCGGAAAATGAAGTGGATCAAATTTATTTGAATTTTTCTGATCCGTGGCCGAAAACGAGACATGAGAAACGTCGATTGACGTTTAAAACTTTTTTAGCAACGGATGAAAAAATTCTTAAACCAAATGGCGAAATTCATTTTAAAACAGACAACCGAGGCTTATTTGAATACTCGTTAAGTAGTTTTTCAAAATATGGTATGATTTTGGAACAAGTGTGGTTGGATCTGCATGCTAGTGATTATGAAGGTAACGTTATGACGGAATATGAAGAAAAATTTTCTGCTAAAGGACAGCCAATTTATCGTGTTGAAGCAAGGTTTCAAGCGGAATAA
- a CDS encoding PepSY domain-containing protein, translating to MNEENELSYFKGGLALGVSLGIISGIASTLWYQKKRTLDADLVLENVKDAFLKEGPIEGSWIEFEKKPLRKFAVHSKTYNGGISRLEDGIMVQYEFTADAFTGTVIDVKRIKD from the coding sequence ATGAATGAAGAAAATGAATTAAGCTATTTTAAAGGCGGCTTAGCACTTGGTGTCAGTCTCGGAATCATAAGCGGTATTGCTTCTACACTATGGTATCAAAAAAAACGCACACTAGATGCTGATTTGGTTTTAGAAAACGTTAAGGACGCTTTTTTAAAGGAAGGCCCAATCGAAGGATCTTGGATCGAGTTTGAGAAAAAACCATTACGGAAATTTGCAGTTCATTCAAAGACCTATAATGGTGGAATTTCACGTTTAGAAGATGGCATTATGGTCCAGTATGAATTTACTGCTGATGCTTTTACAGGAACTGTGATTGATGTAAAACGAATCAAAGATTAA
- the pepA gene encoding glutamyl aminopeptidase, translated as MEEKTFQRIKELTELQGTSGFEDDIRAYMKKNMAPLVDELQYDGLGGIFGLKRAKEQDAPRVMVAAHMDEVGFMLTQIKDNGLFQVVPLGGWNPYVVSAQRFTLKTSKGNYPCISSSVPPHLLRGTSGQKQLEVTDVLFDAGFESKEEAESFGVRPGDSIVPQTETIKTANGKNIISKSWDNRYGCTLVLEALEALQNEQLGHTLIAGANVQEEVGLRGSKPSVHKFNPDLFFAVDCSAADDIQTKKGTYGHLGEGTLLRIYDPGMITLPRVREYLLDTAATHNIPYQYFVSKGGTDAGAAHTTNNGVPSTVIGVCGRYIHTHQTMFNIRDFEAAREMLIQVLKGLDKTTVNTIIYGK; from the coding sequence ATGGAAGAAAAAACATTTCAACGCATCAAAGAACTAACAGAATTACAAGGAACAAGCGGATTTGAAGATGATATTCGTGCGTATATGAAAAAAAATATGGCCCCATTAGTAGACGAGCTTCAATATGATGGTTTAGGTGGGATTTTTGGTCTTAAAAGAGCGAAAGAACAAGATGCACCACGCGTTATGGTAGCAGCCCATATGGACGAAGTTGGATTTATGTTGACACAGATCAAAGACAACGGATTATTCCAAGTGGTTCCTTTAGGTGGTTGGAATCCTTATGTAGTATCAGCACAACGTTTTACCTTGAAAACAAGTAAAGGCAATTATCCATGTATTTCTTCTTCTGTACCCCCACATTTATTGCGTGGAACAAGCGGTCAAAAACAATTAGAAGTAACAGATGTGTTATTTGATGCTGGTTTTGAATCAAAAGAAGAAGCAGAAAGTTTTGGCGTTCGCCCAGGTGATTCAATCGTTCCACAAACAGAAACGATCAAAACAGCCAATGGCAAAAATATCATCAGTAAATCATGGGATAACCGCTACGGTTGTACATTAGTTTTAGAAGCATTAGAAGCTTTGCAAAACGAACAATTAGGCCACACATTAATTGCTGGTGCTAATGTTCAAGAAGAAGTTGGCTTACGCGGTTCTAAACCTTCTGTTCATAAATTTAATCCGGATTTATTCTTTGCAGTTGATTGTTCAGCAGCCGATGATATTCAAACAAAAAAAGGAACTTACGGTCATCTTGGAGAAGGAACATTATTGCGGATTTACGATCCAGGTATGATTACATTACCTCGTGTACGTGAATATTTATTAGATACAGCAGCCACACATAACATTCCTTACCAATATTTTGTTTCTAAAGGCGGAACTGATGCAGGTGCTGCCCATACAACAAATAATGGCGTACCAAGTACTGTGATCGGCGTTTGCGGACGTTATATCCATACACACCAAACAATGTTTAATATCAGAGACTTTGAAGCAGCCCGTGAAATGTTGATCCAAGTCTTAAAAGGATTAGATAAAACAACAGTTAATACGATCATTTACGGAAAGTAG
- a CDS encoding thioredoxin family protein has product MIIPTSYEELAGYVSEGKSVFFFTADWCGDCRFIKPVMPEIEATFPEFRFIEVDRDKFMDLASEWTIFGIPSFVVTDQGKELGRLVNKDRKTKEEITAFLKSIS; this is encoded by the coding sequence ATGATTATACCAACATCTTATGAAGAACTTGCAGGCTATGTCTCGGAAGGAAAAAGTGTCTTCTTTTTCACTGCAGACTGGTGTGGTGACTGCCGTTTTATTAAGCCAGTGATGCCAGAAATTGAAGCAACATTCCCAGAGTTTCGTTTTATTGAAGTAGATCGAGATAAGTTTATGGATCTTGCTTCTGAATGGACGATTTTCGGTATTCCAAGTTTTGTTGTGACAGATCAAGGGAAAGAGTTAGGTCGTTTAGTTAATAAGGATCGAAAAACAAAAGAAGAAATCACAGCCTTTTTAAAAAGTATCAGTTAA
- a CDS encoding universal stress protein, translating to MLTQTYKNILVGVDGSDQGNLAYQQAIEVAKRNNGRVIVAHVIENKVYTMMGYSSLNDGLLDQETEGAKEILADCKEYAKSVDFNRVETVLTYGTAKEVMCQDLPKKYEVDLIMVGQSGLNAVERLMMGSVSSYIIRHAPCDVLIVHPETKKK from the coding sequence ATGTTAACACAAACATATAAGAATATTTTAGTTGGTGTAGATGGTAGTGATCAAGGGAATTTAGCCTATCAACAAGCAATTGAAGTAGCTAAAAGAAACAATGGTCGTGTGATCGTGGCTCACGTTATAGAAAATAAAGTCTATACGATGATGGGCTATTCCTCTTTAAATGATGGTTTATTAGATCAAGAAACAGAAGGTGCTAAAGAGATATTAGCTGATTGCAAAGAGTATGCAAAAAGTGTTGATTTTAATCGAGTAGAAACTGTGCTGACTTATGGTACTGCAAAAGAAGTGATGTGTCAGGATTTACCAAAGAAATATGAGGTTGATTTGATCATGGTGGGGCAATCTGGATTAAATGCAGTTGAGCGCTTAATGATGGGTAGTGTCAGCAGTTATATCATTCGTCATGCACCGTGTGATGTTTTGATTGTTCATCCTGAAACAAAGAAAAAGTAA
- the ytpR gene encoding YtpR family tRNA-binding protein: MIFAYNKEHVGDVLMVIVSDDKGQENRVERKGNIAQVSVAEDGQVVAWNIFEASTILGDIEGNGQVVLTEKQLTKVNEELAKVGFSETLVEDHEPKIVIGFVKSCKKHPDSDHLSITQTEVDNGEVLQIVCGAPNIKAGQKVVVAKPGAMMPDGMMIWPGVLRGVESFGMICSAGELRLPDAPAKKGILELPFDAVIGEAFPVGK; the protein is encoded by the coding sequence ATGATTTTTGCTTATAATAAGGAACATGTCGGCGATGTTTTAATGGTCATTGTCTCTGACGATAAAGGACAAGAAAACCGAGTAGAACGTAAAGGGAATATAGCTCAAGTGAGTGTTGCAGAAGACGGACAAGTCGTTGCTTGGAATATTTTTGAGGCATCAACGATTTTAGGCGACATTGAGGGCAATGGGCAAGTAGTATTGACTGAAAAACAATTGACAAAAGTAAATGAAGAACTTGCCAAAGTTGGCTTTTCGGAGACATTAGTTGAAGATCATGAACCGAAAATCGTCATCGGTTTCGTAAAATCATGCAAAAAACATCCAGATTCTGATCATTTATCGATCACCCAAACAGAAGTGGATAACGGTGAAGTATTACAAATCGTTTGCGGTGCGCCGAATATCAAAGCAGGACAAAAAGTCGTTGTCGCAAAACCTGGTGCTATGATGCCAGATGGTATGATGATTTGGCCAGGTGTTTTACGAGGTGTAGAAAGTTTTGGTATGATTTGTTCTGCAGGTGAATTGCGTTTGCCAGATGCACCAGCGAAAAAAGGGATCTTAGAATTGCCTTTTGATGCAGTGATTGGTGAAGCATTTCCTGTTGGGAAATAA
- a CDS encoding S1C family serine protease — translation MQKKDVTPNSDKKQNGLFKKFGIGLVGGLLGGALAFGGAYVITGQTPSSSNSSTTTNSVKDNKGDTKVTNVNLDVTSDVTKAVDKVKDSVVSVINLQSPSQSTADGGFGSIFGGNDGSESDNSKADGSDLQAASEGSGVIYKKDGKTAYVVTNNHVVDQAKGLEVVLHDGTKVQGELVGTDSYTDLAVIKISSDKVDSIAEFGNSDKLKIGEPALAIGSPLGSAYANSVTQGIISSLNRNIQNENNGQAININAIQTDAAINPGNSGGPLVNIEGQVIGINSVKIVQSESQVSVEGMGFAIPSNDVVNIINQLEKEGKVTRPALGISMEELTNVSTQQRKEILKLPETVQVGVLVRSVQTATPADKAGLERYDVITKIDGKDISSVTDLQSTLYKKKVGDKMKITFYRDGKEQSVDVDLTIDQSALKQNSSNSNNSQNP, via the coding sequence GGTGGTGCTTATGTTATCACAGGTCAAACCCCATCCTCATCTAATTCATCCACAACTACAAACTCAGTAAAAGACAACAAAGGTGATACGAAAGTAACAAACGTTAATTTAGACGTGACAAGTGATGTTACTAAAGCCGTTGATAAAGTGAAAGATTCTGTTGTTTCGGTCATCAACTTACAAAGCCCTAGTCAAAGTACAGCTGATGGGGGTTTTGGTAGTATTTTTGGTGGAAATGACGGCAGTGAATCTGATAATTCTAAAGCTGATGGCAGTGATCTACAAGCTGCCAGCGAAGGTAGCGGTGTAATTTATAAAAAAGATGGTAAAACTGCTTATGTTGTCACCAATAATCACGTAGTAGACCAAGCAAAAGGTTTAGAAGTTGTTTTACACGATGGCACGAAAGTTCAAGGTGAACTCGTTGGTACCGATTCTTATACCGACCTTGCTGTAATAAAGATTTCTTCTGATAAAGTTGATTCAATTGCCGAATTTGGTAACTCAGATAAATTAAAAATCGGTGAACCAGCATTAGCTATCGGTTCTCCATTAGGTTCAGCTTATGCTAACTCAGTAACACAAGGGATCATTTCTTCATTAAACAGAAATATCCAAAATGAAAATAACGGTCAAGCGATCAATATCAATGCGATTCAAACAGATGCAGCGATCAACCCAGGGAATTCTGGTGGTCCTTTAGTCAATATTGAAGGTCAAGTAATTGGAATCAATTCTGTTAAAATCGTACAATCTGAAAGCCAAGTAAGTGTTGAAGGAATGGGCTTTGCGATTCCAAGTAATGATGTTGTGAATATTATCAACCAATTGGAAAAAGAGGGTAAAGTAACTCGTCCAGCGCTTGGAATTTCAATGGAAGAATTAACGAATGTCTCAACACAACAAAGAAAAGAAATCTTGAAATTACCTGAAACTGTCCAAGTGGGCGTACTAGTTCGTTCAGTTCAAACAGCAACTCCAGCGGATAAAGCAGGTCTTGAAAGATATGATGTCATCACTAAAATCGATGGCAAAGATATCAGCTCTGTTACTGACTTACAAAGTACTCTTTACAAGAAAAAAGTTGGTGATAAAATGAAAATCACATTCTATCGTGATGGCAAAGAACAAAGTGTGGATGTTGATTTAACCATCGACCAATCAGCACTTAAACAAAATTCATCTAATTCAAACAATTCCCAAAATCCATAA